A genomic window from Bacteroidota bacterium includes:
- a CDS encoding TetR/AcrR family transcriptional regulator — translation MPVKKVEKFDIIKEALALFRTQGYHKTTMANIGDACGLLKGSVYHYFSSKEDLMREVLEVLRDHYRDKVFIYAYDDARSSTEKLRLLGEKSIEVFVNGEGACLMANIAMETNDVVPEFRKPIRDFFDDWINALAHIYSDRYSKEAARIFAQESVCAIEGAAMMMRIYNDKSYLITAHDMIMSKFEKANKSALINSK, via the coding sequence ATGCCGGTTAAAAAAGTTGAAAAATTCGACATTATTAAGGAAGCCCTCGCACTCTTCAGAACCCAGGGCTACCACAAAACCACCATGGCTAATATTGGCGATGCATGTGGATTGCTAAAAGGTAGTGTCTATCACTACTTCTCTTCCAAAGAAGATTTAATGCGTGAAGTACTTGAAGTACTCCGCGACCATTATCGCGATAAGGTTTTTATTTATGCTTATGACGATGCACGCTCATCAACCGAAAAACTGCGCTTACTCGGTGAAAAAAGTATTGAAGTTTTTGTAAATGGTGAAGGTGCCTGCCTCATGGCAAATATTGCCATGGAAACAAATGATGTAGTACCCGAATTCAGAAAACCTATACGCGATTTTTTTGATGATTGGATTAATGCACTGGCACATATTTACAGCGACAGATATAGTAAAGAAGCGGCGCGCATTTTTGCGCAGGAATCCGTTTGTGCAATTGAAGGTGCTGCCATGATGATGCGCATTTATAATGATAAAAGTTATTTGATTACCGCTCACGATATGATTATGAGCAAATTCGAAAAAGCCAATAAATCAGCTTTAATTAATAGTAAATAA
- a CDS encoding 3-hydroxyacyl-CoA dehydrogenase/enoyl-CoA hydratase family protein, whose protein sequence is MNRIIKKVAVLGSGVMGSRIACHFANIGVEVLLLDIVPMQLTDEEKKNPALRNKLVNDSLQMAIKQNPSPVYAQKVIKKITTGNFEDDLSKIKSVDWIIEVVIENLQIKQQLFEKVDALRQPGTLITSNTSGIPIHQMIEGRSDDFKKHFCGTHFFNPPRYLKLLEIIPTPNTDISVVEFLMDYGDRFLGKTTVLCKDTPAFIANRIGVYSIMVVLNVMEKLGLSIDEVDALTGPISGRPKSATFRTADVVGIDTLVKVAKNTYNDCPNDESREMFAVPAYIDKLIENKWLGDKTGNGFFKKVKNAEGKSEIHVLNLKTFEYSPSTKSKFATLDAAKPIDDLKLRIKALHAGSDKAGEFYRNVTALVNKYVSFRIPEIADELYKIDDAVKAGFGWELGPFETWDVLGVAKTTEMMLANGIEVASWVKEMIAAGNKSFYITVNGKRKYYDVNSKTYQVIPGADAFIVMDNYRSQKPIYQNAGATLHDIGDGILNLEFHTKMNVIGSEILEAMHKSIDIAEKNYRGLVIGNDAANFSAGANIAMMLMLAIEQEYDELDMAIRYFQNTIMRVRYSAIPIAVAPHGLTLGGGCEMTMHSDVAVAAAETYIGLVEVGAGLIPAGGGTKELALRASDKYFKGDIEIPTLQEMSLNIAMAKVATSAREAFDLGILRKGIDIEVTNSNRVIAEAKNAVLELANKGYTPPQYRNDIKVLGRSALGSFYTGVASMRMGNYISAHDELIAKKVCYVICGGDLSAPTEVNEQYLLDLEREAFLSLLGEKKTLERMQFILKTGKPLRN, encoded by the coding sequence ATGAACAGAATTATTAAAAAGGTTGCCGTTTTAGGGTCAGGAGTTATGGGTAGTCGCATTGCCTGCCACTTCGCAAATATTGGCGTTGAGGTGTTGTTGCTCGATATTGTGCCAATGCAACTGACAGATGAGGAGAAAAAAAATCCTGCATTGCGCAATAAACTTGTTAATGATAGTCTGCAAATGGCCATCAAACAAAATCCCTCACCTGTTTATGCACAAAAAGTAATTAAAAAAATTACAACAGGAAATTTTGAGGATGATTTATCAAAAATAAAATCTGTAGACTGGATAATTGAAGTGGTTATTGAAAATTTACAAATCAAACAACAATTATTCGAAAAAGTAGATGCACTTCGCCAACCGGGAACATTAATTACATCAAACACTTCCGGTATCCCGATTCATCAGATGATTGAAGGCAGAAGTGATGATTTTAAAAAACATTTCTGCGGCACACATTTTTTTAATCCGCCTCGTTATTTAAAATTATTGGAAATTATTCCAACCCCAAATACCGATATTTCAGTTGTTGAATTTTTAATGGATTATGGTGATCGCTTCCTGGGAAAAACTACCGTACTTTGTAAAGATACACCCGCATTTATCGCTAACAGAATTGGCGTATACAGCATAATGGTGGTTTTAAATGTGATGGAAAAACTGGGTTTATCAATTGATGAAGTTGATGCCCTCACAGGACCAATTAGTGGTCGCCCGAAATCAGCTACATTCCGCACTGCAGACGTTGTTGGAATTGATACATTAGTTAAAGTAGCAAAAAATACTTACAACGATTGCCCTAACGATGAAAGTCGCGAGATGTTTGCCGTTCCTGCATACATAGATAAATTAATAGAAAATAAATGGCTGGGCGATAAAACAGGAAATGGCTTCTTTAAAAAAGTAAAAAATGCTGAAGGAAAAAGTGAAATTCATGTGCTCAATTTAAAAACATTTGAATACAGCCCTTCAACAAAAAGTAAATTTGCCACACTCGATGCCGCAAAACCAATTGATGATTTAAAATTGCGCATAAAAGCATTACACGCCGGCTCAGATAAAGCGGGTGAGTTTTATCGCAATGTAACTGCCCTGGTAAATAAATATGTTTCATTCCGCATTCCTGAAATTGCAGATGAATTATATAAAATAGATGATGCCGTAAAAGCCGGATTTGGATGGGAATTAGGACCATTCGAAACATGGGATGTGCTGGGTGTTGCCAAAACCACGGAAATGATGCTGGCAAACGGAATTGAAGTGGCATCTTGGGTGAAAGAAATGATTGCTGCCGGAAATAAATCTTTTTATATTACCGTAAATGGAAAAAGAAAATATTACGATGTTAATTCGAAAACATATCAAGTAATTCCGGGAGCAGATGCATTTATTGTAATGGATAATTATCGTTCACAAAAACCAATTTATCAAAATGCAGGTGCAACATTACACGATATTGGTGATGGTATTTTAAATCTGGAATTTCATACTAAAATGAATGTGATTGGTAGTGAAATTCTGGAGGCCATGCATAAATCAATTGATATTGCTGAAAAAAATTATCGCGGACTGGTAATCGGGAATGATGCTGCTAATTTTTCTGCCGGTGCAAATATTGCCATGATGTTAATGCTCGCCATTGAACAGGAATATGATGAACTCGATATGGCAATTCGTTATTTTCAAAATACGATAATGCGTGTGCGTTATTCCGCTATTCCTATTGCTGTTGCGCCACACGGATTAACCCTTGGTGGTGGTTGCGAGATGACCATGCATAGTGATGTTGCGGTTGCCGCTGCCGAAACATATATCGGTTTGGTTGAAGTTGGTGCCGGATTAATTCCCGCCGGCGGAGGTACTAAAGAATTAGCCTTGCGCGCAAGCGATAAATATTTTAAAGGTGATATCGAAATACCAACGTTGCAGGAAATGAGTTTAAATATTGCAATGGCAAAAGTTGCTACAAGCGCACGTGAAGCATTTGACCTCGGAATTTTAAGAAAAGGTATTGATATAGAAGTAACTAACAGTAATCGGGTAATTGCAGAAGCTAAAAATGCTGTGCTCGAACTTGCAAATAAAGGATACACACCTCCACAATATCGCAACGATATTAAAGTATTGGGAAGAAGTGCCTTGGGGAGTTTTTATACCGGTGTCGCATCAATGCGCATGGGAAATTATATTTCAGCCCACGATGAATTAATTGCAAAAAAAGTGTGCTATGTAATTTGTGGTGGTGATTTAAGTGCACCTACCGAAGTAAATGAACAATATTTACTGGACCTCGAACGTGAAGCATTTTTATCATTACTCGGTGAGAAAAAAACACTGGAACGCATGCAGTTTATTTTAAAAACAGGTAAACCATTAAGGAATTAA
- a CDS encoding acetyl-CoA C-acyltransferase: MQEAYIVAGLRTAVGKAPRGVFRFTRPDDLAVEVIRQLLLKVPQLDPARVEDLIVGNAVPEAEQGLQIGRMIAVRALPIATGGMTVNRYCASGVETIAIATAKIKAGMADCIIAGGVESMSLVPTAGWKVALNYETAKEHPDYYVGMGLTAEAVAQQFNISRTDADQFSYESHQKAIKAIEQGYFKDDIAPIDVTEVYINEKNKRAEKKYTVTTDEGPRKDTSLEALAKLKPVFANGGIVTAGNSSQTSDGAAFVIVMSERMVKELNLQPIARMISCAVVGVEPRIMGIGPVAAIPKALKMANMQLQDIDLIELNEAFACQALAVIREAGLDPLKVNINGGAVALGHPLACTGTKLTVQIAADLKRLNKKYGMVTACVGGGQGIAGIYERIN; this comes from the coding sequence ATGCAGGAAGCCTATATTGTAGCAGGATTAAGAACAGCAGTTGGTAAAGCACCAAGAGGTGTATTTCGTTTTACCAGACCCGATGATCTTGCCGTTGAAGTTATTCGACAATTATTATTAAAAGTTCCGCAGCTCGATCCCGCACGTGTGGAAGATTTAATTGTTGGTAATGCTGTACCTGAAGCTGAACAGGGTTTACAAATTGGTCGTATGATTGCCGTTCGTGCATTGCCAATTGCTACAGGTGGTATGACGGTTAACCGATATTGTGCAAGTGGTGTCGAAACTATTGCCATCGCTACAGCAAAAATTAAAGCGGGAATGGCCGATTGTATTATTGCCGGTGGCGTTGAAAGCATGAGTCTTGTGCCAACTGCCGGTTGGAAAGTTGCATTAAATTATGAAACAGCAAAAGAACATCCCGATTATTATGTTGGCATGGGATTAACCGCAGAAGCTGTTGCACAACAATTTAATATCAGTCGCACAGATGCCGACCAGTTTTCCTATGAATCACATCAAAAAGCAATTAAAGCAATCGAGCAGGGTTATTTTAAAGATGATATTGCTCCAATTGATGTAACTGAAGTGTATATCAACGAAAAAAATAAACGCGCCGAAAAAAAATATACGGTTACCACCGATGAAGGTCCGCGAAAAGATACTTCGCTTGAAGCACTTGCCAAATTAAAACCGGTATTTGCAAATGGTGGTATTGTTACAGCAGGAAATTCATCACAAACTTCTGATGGTGCCGCATTTGTAATTGTAATGAGTGAGCGCATGGTGAAAGAATTAAATCTACAACCCATTGCCAGAATGATTAGTTGTGCAGTAGTTGGTGTTGAACCGCGCATTATGGGAATAGGTCCTGTTGCAGCAATTCCTAAAGCACTTAAAATGGCTAACATGCAATTACAGGATATCGATTTAATCGAATTGAATGAAGCATTTGCTTGTCAGGCACTTGCTGTAATTCGTGAAGCTGGCCTTGATCCGTTAAAAGTAAATATTAATGGCGGCGCCGTTGCATTAGGGCATCCACTGGCCTGCACCGGAACTAAATTAACCGTACAAATTGCAGCAGACCTTAAACGATTAAATAAAAAGTATGGTATGGTAACAGCTTGTGTTGGCGGAGGTCAGGGCATCGCAGGAATTTACGAACGCATCAATTAA
- a CDS encoding acyl-CoA dehydrogenase family protein yields MAELTEKINTLKGGEFLIKDATPQDIFTPEELNEEQLMIKQMTKDFVDTEVIPNLDRIDNHEPGLMPALLTKAGEIGILGLPIPEQYGGFSKDFNTISVVTEMTGTAHAFSVAYGAQSGIGTLPILYFGTEAQKQKYLPGLASGKLHASYCLTEPGSGSDALAAKTTAVLSADGKNYLLNGQKMWITNAGFADIFTVFAKIDGDKFTAFIVEKGAAGFTIGVEEKKMGIKGSSTCQIFFENTPVPVENVLGEIGKGHLIAFNILNIGRYKLCVGVLGGAKALIDISVKYANERIQFNVPISSFGAIKYKLSEQAVRTFAALSATYRTSDYIDKKEKELLAKGVSFEKALLGAAEEFAIECAILKVFGSEVLDFVVDECVQIHGGNGYSEEYPAARSYRDARINRIFEGTNEINRLLTVDMLLKRVMKGQLDMMGPAMAVQKELMAIPDFSAGDEGLFAADEKALKNMKKAFFMVAGAAVQKLMMQLKDEQEILMCAADMMNEIYVAESMLLRVKKLTESRGEEATTIYRDMVIIYFTDSIDRLNKAGKTAIAAFAGGDELRMMLLGLKRFTKYDVVNTTELRRRVADKMIAEGDYCF; encoded by the coding sequence ATGGCAGAATTAACAGAAAAAATAAACACCCTTAAAGGCGGCGAATTTTTAATTAAAGACGCAACACCACAGGATATTTTTACTCCGGAAGAACTCAACGAGGAGCAATTAATGATTAAACAAATGACGAAAGATTTTGTGGATACGGAAGTAATTCCCAATCTTGATCGTATTGATAATCATGAGCCGGGATTAATGCCTGCATTATTAACCAAGGCAGGCGAAATTGGTATTTTAGGATTGCCAATTCCGGAACAATACGGCGGTTTTAGTAAAGATTTTAATACCATTTCTGTAGTTACCGAAATGACCGGAACTGCGCATGCATTTTCGGTTGCTTATGGTGCTCAAAGTGGAATAGGAACGCTGCCGATTTTATATTTCGGAACCGAAGCTCAAAAACAAAAATATTTACCGGGATTAGCTTCCGGGAAATTACATGCCAGTTATTGCTTAACTGAACCCGGAAGTGGTAGCGATGCATTAGCAGCAAAAACCACAGCAGTATTAAGTGCAGATGGTAAAAATTATTTGTTGAACGGACAAAAAATGTGGATTACCAACGCAGGGTTTGCTGATATATTTACCGTTTTTGCAAAAATTGATGGCGATAAATTCACAGCATTTATTGTTGAAAAAGGTGCAGCAGGTTTTACTATTGGTGTTGAAGAAAAAAAGATGGGCATTAAAGGTTCTTCTACCTGCCAGATATTTTTTGAAAACACACCTGTTCCTGTAGAAAATGTATTAGGTGAAATCGGAAAAGGACATTTAATAGCATTTAACATTCTCAATATTGGCCGTTATAAATTATGTGTTGGCGTTTTAGGTGGCGCAAAAGCATTAATTGACATTTCTGTTAAATATGCAAATGAACGTATTCAGTTTAATGTGCCTATTTCAAGTTTTGGTGCAATTAAATATAAATTAAGTGAACAGGCAGTCCGCACATTTGCTGCCTTAAGTGCAACTTACCGCACAAGCGATTATATAGATAAAAAAGAAAAAGAACTACTCGCAAAAGGTGTAAGTTTCGAAAAAGCATTATTGGGTGCAGCCGAAGAATTTGCCATTGAATGTGCAATTTTAAAAGTTTTTGGTTCAGAAGTACTCGATTTTGTTGTTGATGAATGTGTACAAATTCACGGTGGTAATGGTTATAGCGAAGAATATCCTGCAGCCCGCTCATACCGTGATGCTCGTATCAACCGAATATTTGAAGGCACAAACGAAATTAATCGTTTGTTAACTGTCGACATGCTGTTAAAACGTGTTATGAAAGGTCAGCTTGATATGATGGGACCCGCAATGGCAGTTCAAAAAGAATTAATGGCAATTCCTGATTTTAGTGCAGGTGATGAAGGTTTATTTGCTGCGGATGAAAAGGCACTAAAAAACATGAAAAAAGCATTTTTTATGGTAGCCGGCGCTGCGGTGCAAAAATTAATGATGCAACTAAAAGATGAACAGGAAATTTTAATGTGTGCTGCTGATATGATGAATGAAATTTATGTTGCCGAATCAATGTTATTGCGCGTAAAAAAATTAACCGAAAGCAGAGGTGAAGAAGCAACCACCATTTATCGCGATATGGTAATAATATACTTTACCGACAGTATTGACCGTTTAAATAAAGCCGGAAAAACAGCAATTGCTGCATTCGCCGGTGGTGATGAGTTACGAATGATGCTACTCGGATTAAAACGTTTTACTAAATATGATGTTGTTAATACCACTGAATTAAGAAGACGCGTTGCGGATAAAATGATTGCGGAAGGTGATTATTGTTTTTGA
- a CDS encoding T9SS type A sorting domain-containing protein, which yields MKSMLSTNNCFLLRLFTAVVVLLTALPVRAQISQEWEFNYNGTELVGDMGWDIAVDANGNSIAVGYENDKDAVVTKYDPAGNLLWSIAHNGSANDVDIFYAVALDATNNIYVTGLSQEIGSSWDIITNKYSPEGDLMWSKLKNGTSDIEENGIDIAVDEEGNVYTAGYIDQIETAQDYCLIKYDNDGNELWMETWSGESALSDVIYEIVIDGNGNIIVNGRSDGGGENYDDFATAKYSPDGTLLWLNKYHQIYGETGFTIDVDDAGNVYAGGWAADGISMGDALIIKYSPDGENLWEQRYDNGAEGISEAWVIRTFNDVVYMAGVSADFPETNQDFMILKYDSDGNLIWDIAYDDGSADNEYLTDMDIDNEGNIVVSGTIYYETTSDILTQKYDADGNLIWSIKYDGDANSVDEGYAVATDNDGNVFITGFDINQGMYTDLFVVKYSEAIIENILQDNSSEFVIYPNPADEMIFIDAPFLDGDVYIYNSIGQLVQSNHINNVNRSIAVDELVAGNYFIFCTTDKETGWGNFIIK from the coding sequence ATGAAATCTATGCTTTCAACCAATAATTGTTTTCTGTTAAGATTGTTTACAGCGGTGGTTGTGCTTTTAACCGCTTTACCTGTTCGGGCTCAAATATCTCAGGAATGGGAATTCAACTACAACGGCACAGAGCTGGTAGGCGACATGGGTTGGGATATCGCAGTTGATGCCAACGGAAATTCAATAGCTGTTGGTTATGAAAATGATAAAGATGCTGTTGTTACAAAATATGACCCCGCAGGAAACCTACTATGGTCAATTGCCCACAATGGCAGCGCAAATGACGTAGATATTTTTTATGCTGTTGCCTTAGATGCCACAAACAATATTTATGTAACCGGTTTAAGTCAGGAAATTGGCAGTAGTTGGGATATTATTACCAATAAATATTCGCCGGAGGGTGATTTAATGTGGTCAAAATTGAAAAATGGAACTTCTGATATCGAAGAAAACGGAATAGATATCGCTGTTGACGAAGAGGGTAATGTATACACCGCCGGTTATATTGATCAGATTGAAACCGCTCAGGATTATTGTCTGATTAAATACGATAACGACGGAAATGAATTATGGATGGAAACCTGGTCAGGCGAAAGTGCATTAAGTGATGTGATTTACGAAATAGTAATTGATGGCAATGGCAATATTATCGTAAATGGCAGAAGCGATGGCGGAGGTGAAAATTACGATGATTTTGCCACAGCAAAATATAGCCCTGACGGCACATTACTTTGGTTAAACAAATACCATCAGATATACGGTGAAACCGGCTTTACTATTGATGTTGATGATGCAGGAAATGTTTATGCCGGTGGCTGGGCAGCCGATGGAATTTCGATGGGCGATGCTTTGATAATTAAGTATAGTCCTGATGGAGAAAATTTATGGGAGCAACGTTACGATAATGGCGCTGAAGGCATTTCAGAAGCCTGGGTAATCAGAACATTTAATGATGTTGTTTATATGGCTGGTGTTTCTGCTGATTTTCCTGAAACTAATCAGGATTTTATGATTTTGAAATATGATAGCGATGGCAATTTAATCTGGGATATTGCTTATGATGACGGCAGTGCGGATAATGAATATTTGACAGATATGGATATCGATAACGAAGGTAATATTGTTGTTTCCGGAACCATTTATTATGAAACCACCAGTGATATCTTAACTCAAAAATATGATGCAGATGGTAATTTAATCTGGTCAATAAAATATGATGGTGATGCGAATAGCGTAGATGAAGGTTATGCAGTTGCTACTGATAATGACGGTAATGTTTTTATAACCGGATTTGATATCAACCAAGGCATGTATACCGATTTGTTTGTAGTTAAATACAGTGAAGCAATAATTGAAAATATTTTACAAGATAATAGCTCTGAATTTGTAATTTATCCTAATCCTGCTGATGAAATGATATTTATTGATGCGCCATTTTTAGATGGCGATGTTTATATATATAATTCAATAGGGCAGTTAGTGCAAAGTAATCATATTAATAATGTTAATCGCTCAATTGCAGTGGATGAATTAGTTGCGGGAAATTATTTTATTTTCTGTACAACAGATAAAGAAACCGGTTGGGGCAATTTTATTATTAAATAA